One Spiroplasma sp. NBRC 100390 DNA window includes the following coding sequences:
- a CDS encoding Cof-type HAD-IIB family hydrolase gives MKKAVFSDLDGTLLKDNHRFSKLTKKTVNSVQKKGIPFVVTTGRLANDAIRQARKLKVHKYNGYVLSNNGASAYSFKTNSFLWMMIFTTAEINTIFKFTYQKYKVHFFSNNSTYVYEYGENSYYWSKIMRTKYKVITKPEEIIEDITHASVIAHQSLNDNDAEILMQELRQLLPQLDITQYNNRVFEISCKGISKGSALQFLSHHIGIDISQTYSFGDSYNDLELIRQAGVGIAVGNAIDELKAMANEVTLSNREDGPAKYLQQFFLKK, from the coding sequence ATGAAAAAAGCTGTTTTTTCAGATTTAGATGGAACCTTATTAAAAGATAATCACCGTTTTAGTAAGTTAACAAAGAAAACCGTTAATTCAGTGCAAAAAAAAGGAATTCCGTTTGTGGTGACAACAGGTCGATTAGCAAATGATGCCATTCGTCAAGCTCGTAAACTAAAGGTTCATAAATATAATGGCTATGTTTTATCAAACAATGGGGCAAGCGCCTATTCATTTAAAACAAATAGTTTTTTATGAATGATGATTTTTACAACTGCTGAAATTAATACTATTTTTAAATTTACGTATCAAAAATATAAAGTGCATTTTTTTAGTAATAATAGTACGTATGTTTATGAATATGGTGAAAATTCTTATTATTGATCAAAAATAATGCGAACTAAATATAAGGTTATTACTAAACCAGAAGAAATTATTGAAGATATTACGCATGCGAGTGTTATTGCTCATCAGTCATTAAATGATAATGATGCTGAAATATTGATGCAAGAGTTACGGCAATTATTACCACAATTAGATATTACACAGTATAATAATCGTGTTTTTGAAATTTCTTGTAAAGGAATTTCAAAGGGAAGTGCATTACAGTTTTTATCGCATCATATTGGAATTGATATTAGTCAAACTTATTCGTTTGGTGATTCTTACAATGATCTTGAATTAATTCGACAAGCTGGCGTTGGAATTGCCGTTGGTAATGCAATTGATGAATTAAAGGCGATGGCTAATGAAGTAACTTTATCAAATCGGGAGGATGGACCGGCAAAATATTTACAGCAGTTTTTCTTAAAAAAATAG
- a CDS encoding PTS transporter subunit EIIB, translating into MRAEYIIIIVVAMILMLLFILMMVFRKKIFNFQKALIPKQKISFSVNDLITILGTVNNIVMVKATLTRLRVTVKDLDEVDFELLKTKFKLKHIDTVLQTVIIPFGNVSLAVKIEIDAVMKKEQ; encoded by the coding sequence ATGCGGGCAGAATATATCATTATTATTGTGGTAGCTATGATTTTAATGTTATTATTTATTTTAATGATGGTTTTTCGAAAAAAAATTTTTAATTTTCAAAAAGCTTTAATTCCAAAGCAAAAAATTTCTTTTTCTGTTAATGATTTAATTACAATTTTAGGAACAGTTAATAACATTGTTATGGTTAAAGCAACTTTGACTCGTTTACGCGTAACGGTAAAGGATTTAGATGAAGTTGATTTTGAATTATTAAAAACAAAATTCAAACTAAAACACATTGATACTGTTTTGCAAACAGTAATTATACCATTTGGTAATGTTAGTTTAGCTGTTAAGATTGAAATTGATGCAGTGATGAAAAAAGAACAATAA
- a CDS encoding NAD(+)/NADH kinase, giving the protein MFKYAIIANDYQESAKLVSKITKTLQNYGLEEDIINPEYVFVIGGDGTLLRAVNEFQDIIDEVYFIVIKSGSLGFYANYDEKTYSRAIDAIIKDTARIRQMPLLEIKYNNNIIRYALNEAKVVDHVKTIRTDIYVNDDLLEHFRGSGLVFATKTGSTGYMRAINGSIIAANMTTLWQLKEIAPVANSTFSTINASIILDQEQVVRLTGALAGKSLVIDTYESEILSPQIELKISQKTLNLFYDEENNLSMIAKMKILFAHCNNNRRDD; this is encoded by the coding sequence ATGTTTAAATATGCAATTATTGCAAATGACTATCAAGAATCAGCCAAGTTGGTTAGTAAAATTACAAAAACATTACAAAATTACGGTTTGGAAGAAGATATTATCAATCCAGAATATGTTTTTGTGATTGGCGGTGATGGTACTTTGTTACGTGCGGTTAATGAGTTTCAAGATATTATTGATGAAGTTTATTTTATTGTTATTAAGTCGGGGTCATTAGGTTTTTATGCTAACTATGATGAAAAAACATATTCACGAGCAATTGATGCAATTATTAAGGATACAGCGCGGATTCGTCAAATGCCCTTATTAGAAATTAAATATAACAATAATATTATTCGCTATGCTTTAAACGAAGCAAAAGTTGTTGACCATGTTAAAACAATTCGAACTGATATTTATGTAAATGATGATTTATTAGAACATTTTCGTGGGAGTGGCTTAGTATTTGCAACAAAAACGGGGTCAACGGGTTATATGCGAGCAATTAACGGGTCAATTATTGCGGCAAATATGACAACGTTATGACAATTAAAAGAAATTGCCCCAGTTGCTAATTCAACATTTTCAACAATTAATGCTTCTATCATTTTGGACCAAGAACAAGTTGTTCGTTTAACCGGGGCATTAGCAGGAAAAAGTTTAGTCATTGATACTTATGAATCAGAGATTTTAAGCCCACAAATAGAGTTAAAGATTAGTCAAAAAACATTAAATTTATTTTATGATGAAGAAAATAATTTAAGTATGATTGCTAAAATGAAAATTTTATTTGCGCATTGTAATAACAACAGAAGGGATGATTAG
- the leuS gene encoding leucine--tRNA ligase encodes MEFSHKAIEQKWQQYWEKHQTFKTTNNYDKKAYILDMFPYPSGAGLHVGHPKGYVATDVVSRMRKLQGYDVLHPIGWDAFGLPAEQYALQTGNDPAEFTLQNIANFRNQLKALGFSYDYNKEVNTSSPGFFKTTQLIFELLYQNGLAEMRDVDVNWCPELGTVLANEEILNINGKMVSERGHYPVYKKPMRQWVLKITAYAEKLLEGLDEVDWPESVKELQRNWIGKSVGAEIKFAVQDSSEIIEVFTTRADTIFGVEYLVLAPEHPLVTKLATPEYKGKVTEFLVTTKAKSDLDRQDNSKEKTGMFIGSYAINPVNKKVVPIWIADYVLPFYATGAVMAVPGHDERDYLFALKYQLPISYVIEGEHHQQLHNKDGKHINSDFLNGLTTSEAITKAITVLTSAGHATAKTTYKLRDWLFSRQRYWGEPFPVIHWEDGAISLVDEKELPLELPKMTNIKPSQTGESPLANATDWLTIVDSTGRKGRRETNTMPQWAGSCWYYLGYILMENNEMLDLRSSEAQKLLKKWLPVDLYVGGQEHAVLHLLYSRFWHKFLYDQKLVPTSEPFYKLVNQGMILGPDGTKMSKSKGNVINPDDIIKSHGADTLRLYEMFMGPIEASLPWNPSGLDSARKWLDRVYRLVKNHNFTQVNNHQLDFVYHNMVKKGTEMIEKLSFNTAISQLMVFINACYKDDAPIYQPYFEGFTKMLSLFAPHLAEEIWVNLQQESSIALLTWPSYEEKYLQKKEVVIAVQVNGKLRAKLEVAIDTSEQDLLTLAKANSNVETFLANHQIIKEIVIKNKIVNFVVK; translated from the coding sequence ATGGAATTTTCGCATAAAGCAATTGAGCAAAAATGACAGCAATATTGAGAAAAACATCAAACTTTTAAAACAACAAATAATTATGATAAAAAAGCTTATATTTTAGATATGTTTCCGTATCCTTCGGGAGCAGGTTTACATGTTGGGCATCCAAAAGGCTATGTCGCAACCGATGTTGTTAGTCGTATGCGAAAATTACAAGGATATGATGTCTTACATCCAATTGGTTGAGATGCTTTTGGATTGCCAGCAGAACAATATGCTTTACAAACAGGAAATGATCCTGCTGAATTTACATTACAAAATATTGCTAATTTTCGTAATCAATTAAAAGCGCTTGGATTTAGTTATGATTATAATAAAGAAGTTAATACTTCTTCGCCAGGGTTTTTTAAAACAACACAATTAATTTTTGAATTATTATATCAAAATGGTTTAGCTGAAATGCGTGATGTTGATGTTAATTGGTGTCCTGAATTAGGAACTGTTTTAGCAAATGAAGAGATTTTAAATATTAATGGCAAAATGGTGTCAGAACGAGGGCATTATCCAGTTTATAAGAAACCAATGCGTCAGTGAGTTTTAAAAATTACTGCGTATGCTGAAAAATTGTTAGAAGGACTAGATGAAGTTGATTGACCAGAATCAGTCAAAGAATTGCAACGTAATTGAATTGGAAAATCAGTTGGTGCTGAAATTAAATTTGCGGTTCAAGATAGTTCCGAAATTATTGAAGTCTTTACAACTCGAGCGGATACTATTTTTGGTGTTGAATACTTAGTTTTAGCACCAGAGCATCCGTTAGTAACAAAATTAGCAACACCAGAATATAAAGGAAAAGTAACAGAATTTTTAGTTACTACAAAAGCAAAAAGTGATTTAGATCGCCAAGATAATAGTAAAGAAAAAACAGGAATGTTTATTGGTAGTTATGCAATTAATCCTGTTAACAAAAAAGTTGTGCCAATTTGGATTGCTGATTATGTCTTGCCATTTTATGCTACGGGGGCCGTAATGGCTGTTCCTGGTCATGATGAGCGTGACTATTTGTTTGCTTTAAAATATCAATTACCAATTAGTTATGTTATTGAAGGTGAACACCATCAACAGTTGCATAATAAAGATGGAAAACACATTAATTCTGACTTTTTAAATGGTTTAACAACTAGTGAAGCAATCACAAAAGCAATTACTGTTTTAACCTCAGCAGGGCATGCAACAGCAAAAACAACTTATAAACTTCGTGATTGATTATTTTCTCGACAACGTTATTGAGGAGAACCATTTCCCGTTATTCATTGAGAAGATGGGGCCATTAGTTTAGTTGATGAAAAAGAATTACCATTAGAATTACCAAAAATGACAAATATTAAACCTTCCCAAACGGGAGAGTCACCCTTAGCTAATGCAACCGATTGATTAACGATTGTTGATAGCACTGGTAGAAAAGGCCGCCGTGAAACTAATACGATGCCGCAATGAGCTGGCAGTTGTTGATATTACTTAGGCTACATTTTAATGGAAAATAATGAAATGTTAGATTTACGAAGTTCAGAAGCACAAAAATTACTAAAAAAATGATTACCAGTTGATTTATATGTCGGTGGGCAAGAACATGCTGTTTTACATTTATTATATTCACGTTTCTGACATAAATTTTTATATGATCAAAAGTTAGTACCAACTTCCGAACCATTTTATAAATTAGTTAACCAAGGAATGATTTTAGGCCCTGATGGAACAAAAATGAGTAAATCAAAAGGGAATGTTATTAATCCTGATGATATTATTAAATCGCATGGCGCTGATACTTTACGGTTATATGAAATGTTTATGGGTCCAATTGAAGCATCATTACCATGAAATCCTAGTGGTTTAGATTCAGCGCGAAAATGATTAGATCGTGTTTATCGTCTTGTTAAAAATCATAATTTTACGCAAGTTAATAATCACCAATTAGATTTTGTTTATCATAATATGGTTAAAAAAGGAACCGAGATGATTGAAAAATTGAGTTTTAATACCGCTATTTCACAATTGATGGTTTTCATTAATGCTTGTTATAAAGATGATGCGCCTATTTACCAACCATATTTTGAAGGGTTTACTAAAATGTTAAGTCTTTTTGCACCACATTTAGCAGAAGAAATTTGAGTTAATTTACAACAAGAATCATCAATTGCATTATTGACTTGACCAAGTTATGAAGAAAAATACTTACAAAAAAAGGAAGTTGTAATTGCGGTTCAAGTTAATGGGAAATTACGTGCTAAATTAGAAGTGGCAATTGATACTTCCGAGCAAGACTTGTTAACTTTAGCAAAGGCAAATTCTAATGTTGAGACCTTTTTAGCTAATCATCAAATTATAAAGGAAATTGTTATTAAAAATAAAATTGTTAATTTTGTTGTAAAATAA
- the trxA gene encoding thioredoxin, which yields MAVNELKTVDEFEKVIAENKLTLVDFYADWCGPCKMIAPVISELAKDRGDVNFVKINVDELQDLAQNYGILSIPTLITFQNGNELKRKTGFVTRNEIEQELLS from the coding sequence ATGGCTGTAAATGAATTAAAAACTGTTGATGAGTTTGAAAAAGTAATTGCTGAAAATAAATTAACATTAGTTGATTTTTATGCTGATTGATGTGGACCATGTAAAATGATTGCACCGGTAATTAGTGAATTAGCAAAAGACCGTGGTGATGTTAATTTTGTTAAAATTAATGTTGATGAATTGCAAGATCTTGCCCAAAATTATGGAATTTTATCAATACCAACATTAATTACATTTCAAAATGGAAATGAATTAAAGCGAAAAACTGGATTTGTAACCCGTAATGAAATTGAACAAGAATTGTTAAGTTAA
- a CDS encoding TMEM164 family acyltransferase, with protein MKFVRSSDGPWGFFDPAGSYVPGADWTDQWFFKGHSYIFQLVGIAIFILLIGSLFFCKKYYAKTVNWKWFRISIGTYQIATYFLTYAIWASYLALVLKTEWIWGPVGPSQIRGLSEVMPLHLCSMHQLLSGFILIFPSRKFFEVVAPSAIILPILAIITPVNGYWSLDNFFYYNYFILHTLIIFAYLYVYKYGLVGRPYSGLLFKWQLLWLTLFSIIAVIWDWIFKTNQLFVGPSSGEPWNNGGFNVGGWNTNFIGAKYMWPFAWLPMFILGIVMVSLTHVVLFYIPQSFLYDVKTKELIAVSRGSCNKFRTKEGLTYIGFTFTYIFWPDNKIHQHLNQTNLLRFTDVELLTLSR; from the coding sequence ATGAAATTTGTTCGTTCTAGTGATGGACCTTGAGGATTTTTTGATCCAGCAGGTTCATATGTGCCAGGAGCAGATTGAACTGACCAATGATTTTTTAAAGGGCACAGTTATATTTTTCAATTAGTTGGAATTGCTATTTTTATCTTACTTATTGGGTCATTGTTTTTTTGTAAAAAATATTATGCTAAAACTGTCAATTGAAAATGATTTCGAATTTCAATTGGAACTTATCAAATTGCAACTTATTTTTTAACTTATGCAATTTGAGCATCATATTTAGCGCTTGTTTTAAAAACGGAGTGAATTTGAGGTCCGGTTGGTCCGTCACAAATTCGTGGTTTAAGTGAAGTAATGCCATTGCATTTATGTAGTATGCACCAATTATTATCTGGCTTTATTTTAATTTTTCCTAGTCGAAAATTTTTTGAAGTTGTAGCGCCATCAGCAATTATTTTACCAATCTTAGCAATTATTACGCCCGTTAATGGTTATTGAAGTTTAGATAATTTCTTTTATTATAATTACTTTATCTTACATACTTTAATCATTTTTGCTTATTTATATGTTTATAAATATGGTTTGGTCGGTCGTCCTTATAGTGGTTTATTATTTAAATGACAATTATTATGATTAACATTATTTTCAATTATAGCGGTAATTTGAGATTGGATTTTTAAAACTAATCAGTTATTTGTTGGACCAAGTAGTGGTGAACCATGAAATAATGGTGGTTTTAACGTTGGTGGATGAAATACAAACTTTATTGGGGCAAAATACATGTGACCATTTGCCTGATTGCCAATGTTTATCTTGGGAATTGTGATGGTTTCGCTCACCCATGTCGTGTTATTTTATATTCCACAAAGTTTTTTATACGATGTAAAAACAAAGGAATTAATAGCCGTTTCTCGTGGTTCATGTAATAAGTTTCGAACAAAAGAAGGGTTAACTTATATTGGCTTTACCTTTACCTATATTTTTTGACCAGATAATAAAATTCATCAACATTTAAATCAAACTAACTTATTGCGGTTTACCGATGTTGAATTACTAACTCTTTCTCGTTAA
- a CDS encoding nitroreductase family protein, translated as MSVQQAAQFRKAIKIYDKTKTVSKADLKTILTTGALAPSSNGLEPVKVIIIKDQKLKEQAALNCFMTGNQQKVKDAPVLALLLGANEDYLTSEQFLTKRLGRIFEGEALKSNVKGMSNYLKTYPSPDMFSDEQTHIVASFMALQAADLKIGSSIMGGVTPTQAIPFFKEHNIVDSTKWHLALGMLFGYYDDNKTGTSFPRLRIPEDEFVTIF; from the coding sequence ATGAGTGTACAACAAGCAGCTCAATTTCGAAAAGCCATTAAAATTTATGATAAAACAAAAACGGTTAGCAAAGCTGATTTAAAAACAATTTTAACAACAGGCGCGCTAGCACCTAGTTCAAATGGATTAGAACCAGTTAAAGTTATTATTATTAAAGATCAAAAGTTAAAAGAACAAGCAGCACTAAATTGCTTTATGACAGGAAATCAGCAAAAAGTAAAAGATGCTCCAGTTTTGGCATTATTATTAGGAGCAAACGAAGATTATTTAACTTCAGAACAATTTCTAACAAAACGTTTAGGACGAATTTTTGAAGGAGAAGCATTAAAAAGTAATGTAAAGGGAATGAGCAATTATTTAAAAACTTATCCAAGTCCCGATATGTTTTCTGATGAACAAACACATATTGTTGCTAGTTTTATGGCATTACAAGCGGCAGATTTAAAAATTGGTTCAAGTATTATGGGCGGTGTTACTCCAACCCAAGCTATTCCATTTTTTAAAGAACACAACATTGTTGACTCCACAAAATGACATTTAGCATTAGGAATGCTTTTTGGCTATTATGATGATAACAAAACAGGCACAAGTTTTCCCCGTTTACGAATTCCAGAAGATGAATTTGTTACTATTTTTTAA
- a CDS encoding J domain-containing protein, which translates to MTWVIIVLILVGFSLVGALVRFWFRKAKYHLKNEEHTINGKDQADKSYELMMTIISEDALIAKYLLPLPRYVDTSIPNYQIDFNLGLFMSDYWELIHYLNKTTDPIANDIFVEYFTTINEELNNLLTEVISNNIEPLATVFVALYDQETWDKTFVECFLKPYVLLTREMLATQLIPDSFSILQQIKFYLRWKDRQIFTELEAVFSAVLNEHLTLVNKIYQEFIQKLETDFNTFFDSQTWENFGQSSATASELEELYQLFGLSSSASINDIKRAYRQLAKKYHPDLNKSFDSEEVMRKINDGYEKLLANHQQEENEV; encoded by the coding sequence ATGACTTGAGTAATTATAGTTTTGATACTTGTTGGTTTTTCTTTAGTAGGAGCTTTGGTTCGGTTTTGGTTTCGGAAAGCAAAATATCATCTTAAAAATGAAGAGCATACTATAAATGGCAAAGACCAGGCTGATAAAAGTTATGAGCTTATGATGACTATTATTAGTGAAGATGCATTAATTGCAAAATATTTGTTACCACTGCCACGTTATGTTGATACTTCAATTCCAAACTACCAAATTGATTTTAACTTAGGATTATTCATGTCTGATTATTGAGAATTAATTCATTATTTAAATAAAACAACAGATCCAATTGCAAATGATATTTTTGTTGAATATTTCACAACAATTAATGAAGAATTAAATAATTTATTAACAGAAGTTATTAGTAACAATATTGAACCCTTAGCAACAGTATTTGTTGCATTATATGATCAAGAAACATGAGATAAAACTTTTGTTGAATGTTTTTTAAAACCATATGTGTTATTAACTAGAGAAATGTTAGCAACCCAATTGATTCCAGATAGTTTTTCAATTTTACAACAAATTAAATTTTATTTGCGATGGAAAGATCGGCAAATTTTTACTGAACTAGAAGCAGTTTTTTCTGCTGTTTTAAATGAGCATCTTACTTTGGTAAATAAAATTTATCAAGAGTTTATTCAAAAATTAGAAACTGATTTTAATACCTTTTTTGATTCACAAACATGAGAAAACTTTGGACAATCATCTGCAACTGCTTCAGAATTAGAAGAATTATATCAATTGTTTGGGTTAAGTTCATCAGCTTCAATTAATGATATTAAACGAGCATATCGCCAGTTAGCAAAAAAATATCATCCTGATTTAAATAAAAGTTTTGATAGTGAAGAAGTAATGCGAAAAATTAATGATGGTTATGAGAAGTTACTTGCCAATCATCAGCAAGAAGAAAATGAGGTTTAA